The following proteins are encoded in a genomic region of Phycisphaerales bacterium:
- a CDS encoding pyridoxal-dependent decarboxylase, which translates to MPSERRPVDQPSAQSMDRVSEILHAAADLAAEYLRRSDDPDTPVTLNPPPSAIHQRVPLKLDGPAVAVDELMEQARDLMELSVRTGSANFSNQLFSGFDPVAIVGEWLTAVMNASMYTYEVAPAMTLVEREVIARMGRAAGWTGCEGLFTPGGSLSNLMAMLMARQRALPKVKSRGLQDSKPVVFTSAESHYSVERAAVILGLGTDGVVQIGQDRYGRMRPDALAYEVKKARTEGRQPMMVVATAGSTVLGTFDPIAQVADIAEREGLWLHVDGAYGGSALLSEKRKGLLEGVARADSLTWCAHKMLNVPLSASVIIVREPGLLHQCNAVHAEYLYHADNDAPDLDTGEMSIQCGRRVDALKVWMAWKARGDAGMAKIVDRKFELATKMRELVRERERFELLSDPDEVGGGCNTCFVYHAPSLDGLPPEKKLRALDASTHVLRERVRLRGRVLTNYAPVFGVRAFRHVSANDHATEAELALILDEIEAVGHDLDLRPLAEAETRPTP; encoded by the coding sequence ATGCCCAGCGAGCGTCGGCCCGTCGATCAGCCATCCGCCCAGAGCATGGACCGCGTGAGCGAGATCCTGCACGCCGCCGCCGATCTGGCCGCCGAGTACCTGCGTCGCAGCGACGACCCCGACACGCCCGTCACGCTGAACCCCCCGCCCAGTGCGATCCACCAGCGGGTGCCGCTGAAGCTCGACGGGCCGGCGGTGGCGGTGGACGAGCTGATGGAGCAGGCCCGCGACCTGATGGAGCTGTCGGTCCGCACGGGCAGCGCGAACTTCTCGAACCAGCTCTTCAGCGGCTTCGACCCGGTCGCCATCGTGGGTGAGTGGCTGACGGCGGTGATGAACGCCTCGATGTACACCTATGAGGTGGCGCCGGCGATGACGCTCGTGGAGCGCGAGGTGATCGCCCGCATGGGCAGGGCCGCGGGCTGGACCGGCTGCGAGGGACTGTTTACGCCCGGGGGCAGCCTCTCGAACCTCATGGCGATGCTGATGGCTCGCCAGCGGGCGCTTCCGAAGGTGAAGAGCCGGGGCTTGCAGGACAGCAAGCCCGTCGTCTTCACGTCGGCCGAGTCGCACTACTCGGTCGAGCGGGCGGCGGTCATCCTGGGCCTGGGCACCGACGGCGTCGTGCAGATCGGCCAGGACCGCTACGGCCGGATGCGGCCCGATGCGCTCGCGTACGAGGTGAAGAAGGCCCGGACCGAGGGCCGCCAGCCGATGATGGTGGTGGCGACGGCCGGCTCGACGGTGCTGGGCACGTTCGATCCGATTGCCCAGGTTGCCGACATCGCCGAGCGAGAAGGCCTGTGGCTGCACGTGGATGGGGCCTACGGCGGCAGTGCGCTGCTGAGCGAGAAGCGCAAGGGCTTGCTCGAGGGCGTGGCGCGTGCGGACTCGCTGACGTGGTGTGCGCACAAGATGCTGAACGTGCCGCTGAGCGCCTCGGTGATCATCGTGCGCGAGCCCGGGCTGCTGCACCAGTGCAACGCGGTGCACGCCGAGTACCTGTACCACGCCGACAACGACGCGCCCGACCTGGACACCGGCGAGATGAGCATCCAGTGCGGGCGACGCGTGGATGCGCTCAAGGTATGGATGGCGTGGAAGGCACGCGGCGACGCGGGGATGGCGAAGATCGTGGACCGCAAGTTCGAACTCGCCACGAAGATGCGCGAGCTGGTGCGAGAGCGCGAACGCTTCGAGTTGCTCAGTGATCCCGACGAGGTCGGCGGCGGCTGCAATACCTGCTTCGTCTATCACGCGCCGTCGCTCGATGGGCTGCCCCCCGAGAAGAAGCTGCGGGCGCTGGACGCGAGCACGCACGTGCTGCGTGAGCGTGTTCGGCTGCGTGGGCGGGTGCTGACCAACTATGCACCGGTGTTCGGCGTCCGAGCGTTCAGGCACGTATCTGCAAACGATCATGCGACCGAGGCAGAACTGGCGCTGATCCTCGACGAGATCGAAGCGGTGGGGCATGACCTCGATCTGCGACCGCTGGCCGAGGCCGAGACCCGGCCAACCCCCTGA
- a CDS encoding GC-type dockerin domain-anchored protein, which produces MPSTTTAPTARPWKLFLAAGMALGLAAGAATATPECPPDIDGDGALTIFDFLEFQNLFAAGDPAADFDGDGSLTLFDFLEFQNQFDAGCPVGGVIETQLAATIVGGYPFSSHVDAYNTGTTVNIAIDPGLFPSVAGQTADVYVVANKSRAEWDADPSLTDVRGIAQSAGFVAGTIQDNTFALNDSATLAGPTGDDIAGVYDLVVDLDGDGMLGDGDLIDGRGDLGGFAIFKNLTELGPYATAPGLDYAVSWPGIVSTRNRQLTVYPENIADLPPLPLVVISHGNGHDYRWYDFLQQQLASHGFVVMCNQNDTVPGIETASTTTYLHTDAFLGSLDTIGGGVLQGQIDTSRIMWIGHSRGGEGVARAYTRVRDGLVTTQNYDADDITLVSSIAPNNSLGAGSTEPGLVNFHLLWGSADGDISGAPSAGVSSFAIHDRAEGNRYSTYLHGADHNDFNCCGFNDFTGPAGTEIGRAEAQRVQMAVYLVLAKLHAEESIGGRMATEYLWRQAESLESLSVSQSTTVVREYRETLDGDDFYIDDFQTNEAVDQSSSGGPVMFTVNNLAEVLQSDSDGSYSWTGTQPSNGMTRATGGDDSRGVVFDWTSDSFIEFGIIPSERDFSDDFFLSFRAAQGTRHPQTVAELGDLTFTVSLRDGDGNSSSIQTGVFGGGVEEPYQRGGAGTGAGWQNEYETTRIRLADFLVNGSGLDLTNIEAVRFDFGPSFGSGQGRLGLDDIYVNNNRAPLGIDFDIETALPDIVAPGEPVTFEVEIKAKDGEAMVGGSEVLRYRLSGGSFIDAPLTSLGGDLYEATVPAAACGHNPEFYLAAEGTVSGEVVFPPAAPSDVFTYQVINQTFIVDLDFETAVGWTVENIELTDGQWDRGVPAAGGRGDPPTDFDGSGQAWVTDNVAGNSDVDGGPTILTSPVYDLSATPDAQLSYARWFTNDDLDIDTMDVQVSNNGGLDWVTIESTGDSIGWIRKIWTISDFVPVTSQMRFRFLATDNPNDSVTEAGLDAFQIFTADCP; this is translated from the coding sequence ATGCCCAGCACGACGACCGCGCCGACGGCGCGCCCGTGGAAGTTGTTCCTTGCCGCCGGCATGGCGCTCGGCCTTGCGGCCGGCGCCGCGACGGCCACGCCCGAATGCCCGCCCGACATCGATGGCGACGGCGCGTTGACCATCTTCGACTTCCTGGAGTTCCAGAACCTCTTCGCGGCGGGTGACCCCGCGGCCGATTTCGACGGCGACGGCTCGCTGACGCTCTTTGACTTCCTCGAATTCCAGAATCAGTTCGACGCGGGTTGCCCGGTGGGCGGCGTGATCGAGACCCAATTGGCCGCGACGATCGTCGGCGGCTACCCGTTCTCGAGCCACGTCGACGCGTACAACACCGGCACGACCGTGAACATCGCGATCGATCCGGGCCTGTTCCCCAGCGTGGCGGGCCAGACGGCCGACGTCTACGTCGTGGCGAACAAGAGCCGGGCCGAGTGGGACGCCGATCCGAGCCTGACCGACGTGCGCGGCATTGCGCAATCGGCGGGCTTCGTGGCGGGCACGATCCAGGACAACACGTTCGCGCTCAATGACTCCGCGACGCTCGCCGGCCCGACGGGCGACGACATCGCGGGCGTGTACGACCTGGTTGTCGACCTCGACGGCGACGGGATGCTGGGCGACGGCGACCTGATCGACGGGCGCGGCGATCTGGGCGGCTTTGCGATCTTCAAGAACCTGACCGAGCTCGGCCCCTACGCGACGGCGCCCGGGCTCGACTACGCGGTGAGCTGGCCGGGCATCGTCTCGACGCGCAACCGCCAGTTGACGGTGTACCCCGAGAACATCGCCGACCTGCCGCCGCTGCCGCTGGTGGTGATCAGCCACGGCAACGGGCACGATTATCGGTGGTACGACTTCCTGCAGCAGCAGCTTGCCAGCCACGGCTTCGTGGTGATGTGCAACCAGAACGACACGGTGCCGGGCATCGAGACGGCCAGCACCACGACGTACCTGCACACCGACGCGTTCCTGGGCTCGCTGGACACCATCGGCGGGGGCGTGCTGCAGGGCCAGATCGACACCAGCCGCATCATGTGGATCGGCCACAGCCGCGGCGGCGAGGGCGTGGCCCGCGCCTACACCCGCGTGCGCGACGGGCTGGTGACCACGCAGAACTACGACGCCGACGACATTACGCTGGTCTCGAGCATCGCGCCCAACAACTCGCTCGGCGCGGGCAGCACCGAGCCGGGGCTGGTGAACTTCCACCTGCTTTGGGGCTCGGCCGACGGCGACATCTCGGGCGCTCCCTCGGCGGGCGTGAGCTCGTTCGCGATTCACGACCGAGCCGAGGGCAACCGCTACAGCACGTACCTGCACGGGGCCGACCACAACGACTTCAACTGCTGCGGCTTCAACGACTTCACCGGCCCGGCGGGCACGGAGATCGGTCGGGCCGAGGCCCAGCGTGTGCAGATGGCCGTCTACCTGGTGCTCGCGAAGCTGCATGCTGAGGAGAGCATCGGCGGGCGGATGGCGACCGAGTACCTGTGGCGTCAGGCCGAGAGCCTGGAGAGCCTGAGCGTGAGCCAGAGCACGACCGTGGTGCGTGAATATCGCGAGACGCTCGACGGAGACGACTTCTACATCGATGACTTCCAGACTAACGAGGCGGTCGACCAGAGCAGTTCGGGCGGACCGGTGATGTTCACCGTGAACAACCTGGCCGAAGTGCTGCAGAGCGACTCGGATGGCTCCTACTCGTGGACGGGCACCCAGCCCAGCAACGGTATGACGCGCGCCACGGGCGGCGATGATTCGCGGGGCGTCGTGTTCGACTGGACGAGCGACAGCTTCATCGAGTTCGGCATCATCCCCAGCGAGCGCGACTTCAGCGACGACTTCTTCCTGAGCTTCCGCGCCGCTCAGGGCACGCGGCACCCGCAGACGGTGGCCGAGCTTGGAGACCTGACCTTCACCGTGAGCCTGCGCGACGGCGACGGCAACAGCAGTTCGATCCAGACGGGCGTCTTCGGCGGCGGCGTCGAGGAGCCATACCAGCGAGGCGGCGCCGGCACGGGCGCCGGCTGGCAGAACGAGTATGAGACCACCCGCATCCGCCTTGCCGACTTCCTGGTCAACGGCAGCGGGCTCGACCTGACCAACATCGAGGCCGTTCGCTTCGACTTTGGTCCCAGTTTTGGCTCGGGGCAGGGGCGGCTGGGGCTCGACGACATCTACGTGAACAACAACCGCGCGCCCTTGGGCATCGACTTCGACATCGAGACGGCGTTGCCCGACATCGTGGCGCCCGGCGAGCCGGTGACGTTCGAGGTCGAGATCAAGGCCAAGGACGGCGAGGCGATGGTCGGCGGCTCGGAGGTCCTGCGGTATCGCCTGAGCGGTGGGTCGTTCATCGATGCGCCGCTGACGAGCCTGGGCGGCGACCTGTACGAGGCGACGGTGCCGGCGGCGGCGTGCGGCCACAACCCCGAGTTCTACCTGGCGGCCGAGGGCACGGTGAGCGGCGAGGTGGTGTTCCCGCCGGCGGCTCCGAGCGACGTGTTCACGTATCAGGTGATCAACCAGACCTTCATCGTCGACCTGGACTTCGAGACGGCCGTGGGCTGGACGGTGGAGAACATCGAGCTGACCGACGGCCAGTGGGACCGCGGCGTCCCGGCGGCGGGCGGTCGCGGCGATCCGCCCACCGACTTCGACGGCTCGGGCCAGGCCTGGGTGACCGACAACGTGGCGGGCAACAGCGACGTGGACGGCGGGCCGACGATCCTGACCTCGCCGGTGTACGACCTGAGCGCCACGCCCGATGCACAGCTCAGCTACGCCCGTTGGTTTACCAACGACGACCTGGACATCGACACCATGGACGTGCAGGTGTCCAACAACGGCGGGCTGGACTGGGTGACCATCGAGAGCACGGGCGACTCGATCGGCTGGATCCGCAAGATCTGGACGATCAGCGACTTCGTGCCGGTGACCAGCCAGATGCGGTTCCGCTTCCTGGCCACGGACAATCCCAATGATTCGGTGACCGAGGCGGGCCTGGACGCATTCCAGATCTTCACCGCCGACTGCCCGTAA
- a CDS encoding SPOR domain-containing protein, with protein sequence MVDQSLTTSGRARWFTLIILLLAAGPLGACASSGGQSGYRASYEAGQYSTALAQARATAGRPGGDSDAALVAGLSAEAMRDDATARAWLGPIARGSGDRAARAQAGLALIELRTGDPLQAARQLEAAGARLTGNDAREAARVAAVAYDRAGRADDAERMRRRAAGMYEPSGSAGVASVSGGYTLQVGAYSTRSRAAQRLTEISSATRSSGLGEPRVEIATRDGRVLYLVHVGRFRTQNDAERARRTLGVQSIVAEAI encoded by the coding sequence ATGGTAGACCAATCACTAACAACCTCTGGGCGGGCCCGGTGGTTCACCCTGATCATCTTGCTCCTGGCTGCTGGGCCGCTCGGTGCGTGCGCCTCCTCGGGCGGCCAATCGGGCTATCGAGCGTCCTACGAGGCCGGCCAGTACTCCACTGCCCTGGCCCAGGCCCGCGCCACCGCCGGCCGACCCGGCGGAGACAGCGACGCGGCCCTGGTAGCGGGCCTGAGCGCCGAAGCCATGCGAGACGACGCCACCGCTCGCGCCTGGCTCGGGCCCATCGCCCGAGGATCGGGAGACCGGGCCGCCCGTGCCCAAGCCGGCCTGGCCCTCATCGAGCTTCGCACGGGCGATCCGCTCCAAGCCGCCCGCCAGCTCGAGGCCGCCGGCGCCCGGCTCACTGGAAACGATGCCCGCGAGGCCGCGCGCGTCGCGGCCGTTGCATACGACCGAGCCGGGCGCGCCGACGATGCCGAACGCATGCGCCGCCGGGCGGCGGGCATGTACGAACCGTCCGGCTCAGCCGGCGTCGCTTCGGTCTCGGGCGGCTACACGCTCCAGGTCGGCGCGTACAGCACACGCAGCCGCGCCGCACAGCGACTCACCGAGATCAGCTCGGCCACGCGCTCCAGCGGCCTGGGCGAGCCGCGCGTCGAGATCGCCACCCGAGACGGACGCGTGCTCTACCTCGTCCACGTCGGTCGCTTTCGGACCCAGAATGACGCCGAGCGCGCCCGACGCACGCTGGGCGTGCAGTCGATCGTGGCCGAAGCCATCTGA
- a CDS encoding AMP-binding protein: MSIQWSLLRSLIRHGRKTLVVDDRTSYSGLKILAGSYFVASEIERRSTTDTVGVMLPTSGGFPIAALAGWMLGKTVVPLNYLLKKEELQYVIDHCGCDTIVTAGPMLDFLGCEPRCRHLIKLEEMNFKGVPELRWPARSEMDDLAVLLYTSGTSGRPKGVMLTHGNLLSNIRQIDHFVQFTRDNHTFLSVLPQFHSFGLTVMTLLPLLLGQRVVYTARFVPQQVVRLFKQHRPTVFVAIPSMYGALLSVKSADPEDFSQIRYAVSGGEPLPEDIFRRFQERFGIAIHEGYGLTETSPVTHWCRPSEFRAHCVGLPLPEVEQRITCVERGRTLRPGEDGEIRVRGPNVMKGYFKQEEETARVFDGEGFFRTGDIGHVDDVGRLLITGRLKEMMIVGGENVFPREIEEVLNHHPDVLASGVTSRMCPTRGEEIVAFVEPEEGASPDPKALKGWCKERLAGYKVPREIRVIEALPRNPTGKIMRRELKAMLARELEATVSS, from the coding sequence TTGAGCATCCAGTGGTCATTGCTTCGGAGCCTGATCCGCCACGGTCGCAAGACGCTCGTGGTCGACGACCGCACGAGCTACTCGGGGCTGAAGATCCTGGCGGGCAGCTACTTCGTGGCTTCGGAGATCGAGCGTCGCAGCACGACCGACACGGTGGGCGTGATGTTGCCCACCAGCGGTGGCTTTCCCATCGCCGCCCTGGCCGGCTGGATGCTCGGAAAGACCGTGGTGCCGCTGAACTACCTGCTGAAGAAGGAAGAACTCCAGTACGTCATCGACCACTGTGGCTGCGACACGATCGTGACGGCGGGCCCGATGCTCGACTTCCTGGGCTGCGAGCCGCGATGCCGGCACCTGATCAAGCTCGAGGAGATGAACTTCAAGGGCGTGCCCGAGTTGCGGTGGCCCGCTCGTTCCGAGATGGACGACCTCGCCGTGCTTCTGTACACCTCGGGCACCAGCGGGCGGCCCAAGGGTGTCATGCTGACGCATGGCAACCTGCTGAGCAACATCCGCCAGATCGATCACTTCGTGCAATTCACGCGGGACAACCACACGTTCCTGAGCGTCTTGCCCCAGTTCCACAGCTTCGGGCTGACGGTGATGACGCTGCTGCCGCTGCTGCTGGGGCAGCGCGTGGTGTATACGGCACGCTTCGTGCCCCAGCAGGTCGTGCGTCTGTTCAAGCAGCACAGGCCCACGGTGTTCGTCGCCATTCCGTCGATGTATGGCGCGCTGCTCTCGGTGAAGAGTGCAGATCCGGAGGACTTCTCGCAGATCCGCTACGCGGTCTCGGGCGGCGAACCGCTGCCCGAAGACATCTTCCGACGCTTCCAGGAGCGGTTCGGCATCGCCATCCACGAGGGTTACGGACTGACGGAAACCAGCCCGGTGACCCACTGGTGCCGGCCTTCGGAGTTTCGGGCCCATTGCGTGGGGCTTCCGCTGCCCGAGGTCGAGCAGCGAATCACCTGCGTCGAGCGCGGGCGCACGCTCCGGCCGGGCGAGGACGGCGAAATCCGCGTGCGCGGCCCCAACGTCATGAAGGGCTACTTCAAGCAGGAAGAGGAAACAGCACGCGTGTTCGACGGCGAGGGCTTCTTCCGTACGGGCGATATCGGCCACGTCGATGATGTGGGGCGGCTGCTCATCACGGGCCGGCTGAAGGAGATGATGATCGTCGGCGGCGAGAACGTCTTCCCGCGAGAGATCGAGGAAGTGCTCAATCACCATCCCGACGTACTGGCCTCGGGCGTCACGAGCCGGATGTGTCCCACGCGCGGCGAGGAGATCGTGGCCTTCGTCGAGCCCGAGGAGGGCGCCTCGCCCGACCCCAAGGCCCTGAAGGGCTGGTGCAAGGAGCGGCTGGCGGGCTACAAGGTTCCGCGCGAGATCCGGGTCATCGAGGCGTTGCCGCGGAACCCGACGGGCAAGATCATGCGCCGAGAGCTCAAGGCCATGCTTGCGCGGGAACTCGAGGCTACGGTTTCCAGCTGA
- the fsa gene encoding fructose-6-phosphate aldolase, whose product MELYIDTANLDQIRQAHDMGVLDGVTTNPTLIAKEGVDYGKRLKDICEVVSGPVSAEVIATKFEEMLAEGKDRASIADNIVVKLPSTVDGLRACKALSDEGIRTNMTLCFQSLQALMVAKAGAYLVSPFIGRIDDIGEDGMELIVKIRQIYDNYGLATKILAASIRHPNHLLQCAMVGADVATVPFDVIGKVMNHPLTDSGLERFLADYKKAFG is encoded by the coding sequence GTGGAACTCTACATCGACACGGCCAACCTCGACCAGATCCGCCAGGCCCACGACATGGGCGTGCTCGACGGCGTGACCACCAACCCCACGCTCATCGCCAAGGAGGGCGTGGACTACGGCAAGCGGCTGAAGGACATCTGCGAGGTCGTGTCTGGCCCGGTATCGGCCGAGGTCATCGCGACTAAGTTCGAGGAGATGCTGGCCGAGGGCAAGGATCGCGCGAGCATTGCCGACAACATCGTGGTGAAGCTGCCCAGCACGGTCGACGGCCTGCGCGCATGCAAGGCGCTCAGCGACGAGGGCATCCGTACGAACATGACGCTGTGCTTCCAGTCGCTCCAGGCGCTGATGGTCGCCAAGGCGGGCGCCTATCTGGTGAGCCCGTTCATCGGCCGCATCGACGACATCGGTGAGGACGGCATGGAGCTGATCGTCAAGATCCGCCAGATCTACGACAACTACGGGCTTGCCACCAAGATCCTCGCGGCGTCCATTCGCCACCCCAACCACCTGTTGCAGTGCGCGATGGTGGGGGCCGACGTGGCGACGGTGCCCTTCGACGTCATCGGCAAGGTCATGAATCATCCGCTGACCGACTCGGGGCTCGAGCGATTCCTCGCCGATTACAAGAAGGCGTTCGGCTAA
- a CDS encoding RidA family protein, with product MPSTTQTLKNLGIDLPTPPPAVASYVPVRVDATLAYVSGQLPFVDGKLPHTGLVGVDVGLEQAQGLARTCAINALAALHEYAGGLDNIAGIVRLGIFVACGPDFADHPKVGNGASELMQQVFGDAGRHARAAVGCSSLPLAAPVEVEVLARLRDAV from the coding sequence ATGCCAAGCACAACCCAAACCCTCAAGAACCTCGGCATCGACCTGCCCACGCCCCCGCCGGCCGTCGCCTCGTACGTCCCCGTTCGCGTCGACGCCACGCTGGCCTACGTGAGCGGGCAGCTCCCCTTCGTCGACGGTAAGCTCCCCCACACCGGCCTGGTGGGCGTCGACGTGGGCCTGGAGCAGGCCCAGGGCCTGGCACGCACCTGCGCGATCAACGCGCTGGCGGCCCTGCACGAATACGCCGGCGGGCTGGACAACATCGCCGGCATCGTGCGCCTGGGCATCTTCGTCGCCTGCGGGCCCGACTTCGCCGACCATCCCAAGGTGGGCAATGGCGCCAGCGAGCTGATGCAACAGGTCTTCGGCGACGCCGGCCGCCACGCCCGGGCGGCGGTGGGCTGCTCGTCGCTGCCGCTTGCGGCGCCCGTCGAGGTCGAGGTGCTCGCGCGCCTGCGCGATGCTGTTTAG
- a CDS encoding prepilin-type N-terminal cleavage/methylation domain-containing protein, whose protein sequence is MKTIKNRKAFTLIELLVVIAIIALLIGILLPALGKARATARQLKDSTQVRGIVQAMAIWAQNNQEQYPIPSRVDRNGDTLGGPSTTPDFSKDTTGNALSLLIFNGFFPVELAVSPAEAGAVEQKENYESANPQQAETPESALWDPTFKGTPFDDNDGVSYPPEYNGLSNNSYAQVPYFGARNRIWSNTFSSTDAILGNRGPAYELEGSGETGTWRLVEDSDFGDRSKTLLIHGSKTTWAGNTGYNDQHVEFHTRPDPENLTFTFTGSGGGSSSAFTRPDNLFVSENDENGQQAGTVPSSTEYIMRSTSTGGTQALDMNNAFLRPIGEVQRAGITYTVTGWVD, encoded by the coding sequence ATGAAGACGATTAAGAACCGCAAGGCGTTCACGCTGATCGAGCTGCTGGTGGTCATCGCGATCATCGCGCTGCTGATCGGCATCCTGCTGCCGGCCCTGGGCAAGGCTCGCGCCACCGCCCGCCAGCTGAAGGACTCGACCCAGGTCCGTGGCATCGTTCAGGCCATGGCCATCTGGGCCCAGAACAACCAGGAGCAGTACCCCATCCCCAGCCGCGTCGACCGCAACGGCGACACCCTGGGCGGCCCCTCGACGACTCCCGACTTCAGCAAGGACACCACGGGCAACGCCCTGTCGCTGCTGATCTTCAACGGGTTCTTCCCCGTTGAGCTCGCCGTCAGCCCGGCCGAGGCCGGCGCCGTCGAGCAGAAGGAGAACTACGAGAGCGCCAACCCCCAGCAGGCTGAGACTCCCGAGTCGGCCCTGTGGGACCCGACCTTCAAGGGCACGCCCTTCGATGACAACGACGGCGTGAGCTACCCGCCCGAGTACAACGGCCTGAGCAACAACTCGTACGCCCAGGTCCCCTACTTCGGCGCCCGCAACCGCATCTGGAGCAACACGTTCAGCTCCACCGACGCCATCCTGGGCAACCGTGGTCCGGCTTACGAGCTCGAGGGCTCGGGCGAGACCGGCACCTGGCGCCTGGTCGAGGACAGCGACTTCGGCGATCGCTCGAAGACCCTGCTGATCCACGGCTCGAAGACCACCTGGGCCGGCAACACGGGTTACAACGACCAGCACGTCGAGTTCCACACCCGTCCTGACCCCGAGAACCTGACCTTCACGTTCACGGGCAGCGGCGGCGGCTCGAGCAGCGCCTTCACCCGTCCGGACAACCTGTTCGTGTCGGAGAACGACGAGAACGGCCAGCAGGCCGGCACCGTGCCCTCCAGCACCGAGTACATCATGCGCTCGACCAGCACCGGTGGCACGCAGGCCCTGGACATGAACAACGCGTTCCTCCGCCCGATCGGCGAGGTCCAGCGCGCCGGCATCACCTACACGGTGACCGGTTGGGTCGACTAA
- a CDS encoding type II secretion system protein — MAQLTVRRAFTLIELLVVIAVIALLIGILLPALGQARLVARQVKDATQVRGVAQGMAVWAQSHDETYPRPSQVDRNDATVAATEDEIKDNTGNILSLMIYNGLIPVDLLVSPAEVSNRIEVDRGYEDAFPSAAIDPELAVFDPGFAGVPSERSGSAGGAVRRLDGQIGFTSYAHSAPFGDREKIWASTNESGQALLGNRGPTYGGDPGDWYLAPGLFGKESKTLQIHGRKNEWSGNIAYNDLRVVYELRPDPKTLTFVFRDYDKPTQADNLFVNEDDVRGTPAQPDQRVGVGENAFLRAYKNVRREGSQFVVDPFWD; from the coding sequence ATGGCACAACTGACGGTCCGTCGCGCTTTCACGCTCATCGAGTTGCTGGTGGTCATTGCGGTCATCGCGCTGCTCATTGGCATCCTGCTGCCGGCGCTCGGTCAGGCCCGGCTGGTGGCGCGTCAGGTGAAGGACGCCACCCAGGTTCGCGGCGTTGCGCAGGGCATGGCCGTGTGGGCGCAGTCGCACGACGAGACGTATCCCAGGCCCAGCCAGGTGGATCGCAACGACGCGACGGTGGCGGCCACCGAGGACGAGATCAAGGACAACACGGGCAACATCCTGTCGCTGATGATCTACAACGGGCTGATCCCGGTCGATCTGCTGGTGAGCCCGGCCGAGGTGAGCAACCGCATCGAGGTCGATCGCGGCTACGAAGACGCGTTTCCTTCGGCGGCGATCGATCCGGAGCTTGCCGTGTTCGATCCGGGCTTTGCGGGCGTGCCGAGCGAGCGTTCGGGCAGCGCGGGCGGCGCGGTCCGTCGGCTGGACGGGCAGATCGGCTTCACGTCGTATGCCCACTCGGCGCCGTTCGGCGATCGCGAGAAGATCTGGGCGTCGACGAACGAGTCCGGACAGGCTCTGCTGGGCAACCGCGGGCCGACGTATGGCGGCGATCCGGGCGACTGGTACCTGGCGCCCGGGCTCTTCGGCAAGGAGAGCAAGACGCTGCAGATCCACGGCCGGAAGAACGAGTGGTCGGGCAACATCGCGTACAACGACCTGCGGGTGGTGTACGAGCTTCGGCCCGATCCGAAGACGCTGACGTTCGTGTTCCGCGACTACGACAAGCCCACGCAGGCCGACAACCTGTTCGTGAACGAGGACGACGTGCGTGGGACGCCGGCCCAGCCCGACCAGCGGGTGGGCGTGGGCGAGAATGCCTTCCTGCGTGCGTACAAGAACGTGCGGCGTGAGGGCTCGCAGTTCGTGGTCGATCCGTTCTGGGACTGA